From Candidatus Nitricoxidivorans perseverans, the proteins below share one genomic window:
- the rfaQ gene encoding putative lipopolysaccharide heptosyltransferase III, whose translation MVPDAVPFEKLSRALVVKLRHHGDVLLASPVFNALKRAAPRCEIDALVYAETTPMLEGHPAIAQIHAIDRDWKRQGFLAQARAEWRLLSALRTRRYDLIVHLTEHRRGAWLARLTGARWAVAPRQAGRFWQGSFSHFYPRASNSLRHTVESNLDALRRLGLVIRPDGKSLTLVAGAKDERAVEALMAERGLEFNEFIQIHPTSRWLFKTWPAERVAALIDRLAGGGWKIALTAAPDAKEMAFIDAVLKSCRAPVVNLAGRLSLKELTVLSAHARLFVGVDSAPMHIAAAVDTPVVGIFGPSGDVEWRPWGVAHRVVASEFHPCRPCGLDGCGGGKVSECLTALPVDRVLAACEELLA comes from the coding sequence ATGGTTCCGGATGCCGTCCCCTTTGAGAAGCTCTCTCGCGCCTTGGTCGTCAAGCTGCGCCATCACGGCGACGTGCTGCTGGCCTCGCCCGTGTTCAACGCCCTCAAGCGGGCGGCGCCCCGATGCGAGATCGACGCCCTGGTCTATGCCGAGACGACGCCCATGCTGGAGGGGCACCCGGCCATCGCGCAGATCCACGCCATCGACCGCGACTGGAAGCGGCAGGGATTTCTTGCCCAAGCGAGGGCCGAGTGGCGCCTGCTCTCGGCGCTGCGAACCCGGCGCTACGACCTGATCGTGCATCTGACCGAGCATCGGCGCGGCGCCTGGCTGGCCCGGCTGACCGGCGCCCGCTGGGCCGTCGCTCCCCGGCAGGCCGGCCGGTTCTGGCAGGGGAGCTTCAGCCATTTCTATCCCCGCGCCAGCAACTCCCTCCGGCACACGGTGGAATCGAATCTCGACGCCCTGCGCCGCCTGGGGCTCGTCATCCGCCCCGACGGCAAGTCGCTGACCCTGGTGGCCGGGGCGAAGGACGAGCGGGCCGTGGAGGCCCTGATGGCGGAACGGGGCCTCGAATTCAACGAGTTCATCCAGATCCATCCGACCTCCCGCTGGCTGTTCAAGACCTGGCCCGCCGAGCGCGTCGCCGCCCTGATCGACCGGCTGGCCGGCGGCGGCTGGAAGATCGCCCTGACGGCGGCGCCGGATGCGAAGGAGATGGCCTTCATCGACGCGGTGCTCAAGTCCTGCCGCGCGCCGGTGGTCAATCTGGCTGGCCGGCTGAGCCTCAAGGAGCTGACCGTGCTGTCGGCCCATGCCCGTCTCTTCGTCGGCGTCGATTCGGCGCCCATGCACATCGCCGCCGCCGTGGATACGCCCGTGGTCGGCATTTTCGGCCCATCGGGCGACGTCGAATGGCGGCCCTGGGGCGTGGCGCACCGCGTCGTCGCCAGCGAATTCCACCCCTGCCGCCCCTGCGGCCTCGATGGTTGCGGCGGCGGCAAGGTTTCGGAATGCCTGACGGCGCTGCCCGTCGATCGGGTGCTGGCGGCCTGCGAGGAACTGCTCGCTTGA
- a CDS encoding ATP-binding protein, whose product MIDRNLTPLLKEAARQYPVVLLTGPRQSGKTTLCQATFPDRAYVTLEPLDQRESAIRDPRGFLEEYRAGAIIDEVQQAPDLLSYLQEEVDRDASPGRFILTGSQHFGLTAQVAQSLAGRCAVLTLLPPSLDELRRFPAPPGDLLTTLWMGAYPRIHDRGIPAQRWLSDYLTTYVQRDVRQVLNIGDLLGFTDFVRLCAGRSAQEINLSRLGGDAGVSHNTARQWLSVLEAGYLIQRLPAWHTNQRKQIVKAPKLHFIDSGLACHLLDIREPDQIRHHPLRGALFESWVAAEALKRQAHAGLPQRLYHYRESRGLEVDLLIEEAGRRIAIESKSGATIASDFFAPLEKLSAIFPGIRAGIVYGGDAVHRRDDMMAVPWDRMPRLLEGDSA is encoded by the coding sequence ATGATTGATCGCAATCTCACTCCTCTCCTGAAGGAAGCCGCACGCCAGTACCCGGTCGTGCTGCTCACGGGGCCACGCCAGTCGGGCAAGACCACGCTTTGCCAGGCAACATTTCCCGATCGCGCCTATGTCACGCTGGAACCGCTGGATCAGCGGGAGAGCGCGATTCGCGACCCCCGCGGCTTCCTGGAGGAATATCGTGCCGGCGCCATCATCGACGAAGTCCAGCAGGCGCCGGACTTGCTCTCCTATCTGCAGGAGGAAGTGGATCGGGACGCCTCGCCCGGCCGCTTCATTCTGACCGGCTCGCAGCACTTCGGTCTGACGGCGCAGGTGGCGCAGTCGCTGGCAGGGCGCTGTGCCGTCCTGACGCTGCTGCCGCCAAGCCTGGATGAACTGAGGCGGTTTCCCGCTCCTCCCGGCGATCTTCTGACAACGCTGTGGATGGGCGCCTACCCGCGCATCCACGACCGCGGCATCCCCGCCCAGCGGTGGCTGTCGGACTACCTGACCACCTACGTACAGCGCGACGTGCGCCAGGTGCTCAATATCGGAGACCTGCTCGGCTTCACCGATTTTGTCCGCCTGTGCGCCGGCCGGAGCGCCCAGGAAATCAACCTCTCGCGACTGGGCGGCGATGCCGGGGTGTCCCACAATACGGCGCGCCAGTGGCTTTCGGTGCTCGAAGCCGGCTATCTGATCCAGCGGCTGCCCGCCTGGCACACCAACCAGCGCAAGCAGATCGTCAAGGCGCCCAAGCTGCATTTCATCGACAGCGGCCTGGCCTGCCACCTGCTGGACATTCGCGAACCCGACCAGATCCGCCACCACCCCCTGCGCGGCGCCCTATTCGAAAGCTGGGTCGCCGCCGAGGCTTTGAAGCGGCAGGCCCATGCCGGCCTGCCGCAGCGCCTGTACCACTATCGCGAAAGCCGCGGCCTGGAAGTCGACCTTCTGATCGAGGAGGCCGGCCGGCGCATTGCCATCGAATCCAAGTCGGGCGCCACCATCGCGTCGGATTTCTTCGCGCCGCTTGAGAAATTGTCCGCAATCTTTCCGGGGATTCGCGCAGGCATCGTCTACGGCGGCGACGCCGTACACCGTCGCGACGACATGATGGCCGTGCCGTGGGACCGGATGCCGCGTCTGCTGGAAGGGGATTCCGCATGA
- a CDS encoding adenosylcobinamide-GDP ribazoletransferase yields MMREIERFLAALSFFTRLPVPGGHSGAGLDGAARYLPLVGIVVGGIGAAVTWASAWALPLSLAVIAGMAATILATGAFHEDGFSDACDGFGGGWEKAQVLAIMKDPRVGSYGAIGVALMLLAKWNALMEIANEALPLALIAAHAMSRFAATTLMFSLDYVREEGKSKPVAKRMGAGDLAVAGAFGLAPCLLLPYTETLVALAATALATFLCARTFVRRIGGVTGDCLGATQQVAELAFYIGFLVQWNSG; encoded by the coding sequence ATGATGAGAGAGATCGAACGCTTTCTCGCCGCGCTCTCTTTTTTCACGCGCCTGCCGGTGCCGGGTGGTCACTCCGGGGCGGGACTCGACGGCGCGGCCCGCTACCTGCCGCTCGTGGGCATCGTCGTCGGCGGCATCGGCGCGGCCGTCACCTGGGCGTCGGCGTGGGCGCTGCCGCTCTCGCTGGCGGTGATCGCGGGCATGGCGGCGACGATCCTCGCCACCGGCGCCTTCCACGAGGACGGCTTCTCGGACGCCTGCGACGGCTTCGGCGGCGGATGGGAGAAGGCGCAGGTCCTGGCGATCATGAAGGATCCGCGTGTCGGCAGCTACGGGGCCATCGGCGTCGCGCTGATGCTGCTGGCGAAGTGGAACGCGCTGATGGAGATCGCGAACGAGGCACTGCCGCTCGCCCTCATCGCCGCCCATGCGATGTCCCGCTTCGCGGCGACGACGCTGATGTTTTCGCTCGACTATGTCCGGGAGGAAGGCAAGTCGAAACCCGTCGCGAAGCGCATGGGCGCCGGCGATCTCGCCGTGGCCGGCGCCTTCGGACTGGCGCCCTGCCTGCTGCTGCCCTACACGGAAACGCTCGTCGCGCTGGCGGCCACGGCGCTCGCCACCTTTCTCTGCGCCCGCACCTTCGTGCGCCGCATCGGCGGCGTTACGGGCGACTGCCTCGGCGCGACGCAGCAGGTCGCCGAGCTGGCCTTTTACATCGGCTTCCTCGTCCAATGGAACTCTGGCTGA
- a CDS encoding glycosyltransferase family 4 protein: MKLAIVRQKYTPYGGAERFVERALSGLRAQGAEVTVIAREWTGNPAGILKVDPFYLGRTWRDVGFSHRVRRIIRESRFDLVQSHERIPGCHVYRAGDGVHATWLELRGRGAGLSPWHRYVLKAEAEMFLHPSLRAVICNSRMVRDDIARRFGLPDEKLHVIHNGVDLDAFHPGLRDAHRRRVRADLGIPPDAPVILFVGSGFERKGVSTLLRALVGAPAAHLVVVGKDRHLNVAEKLAQTLGVDDRARFLGGREDVRPYYGAADFFCLPSLYDPMPNAALEAMACGLPVIASSTCGAAELIEEGRNGFVCDALDVATLARRMDALCDRKVAMDMGLVARHAVGRLDFATMSQAMTDLYRKLLNP, encoded by the coding sequence TTGAAGCTCGCCATCGTCCGACAGAAATACACGCCCTACGGCGGCGCGGAGCGCTTCGTCGAGCGGGCGCTTTCGGGCCTTCGCGCGCAGGGCGCCGAGGTCACGGTCATCGCACGGGAATGGACCGGAAACCCCGCCGGCATCCTCAAGGTCGATCCCTTTTACCTCGGCCGAACTTGGCGCGACGTCGGCTTCTCGCATCGCGTGCGGCGCATCATCCGCGAGAGCCGCTTCGACCTGGTGCAGAGCCACGAGCGCATCCCCGGTTGCCATGTCTATCGAGCCGGCGACGGCGTGCATGCGACCTGGCTCGAACTGCGCGGACGGGGCGCGGGGCTGTCCCCTTGGCACCGTTACGTGCTGAAGGCCGAGGCGGAGATGTTCCTCCACCCGTCGCTGCGCGCCGTGATCTGCAATTCGCGCATGGTGAGGGACGACATCGCGCGCCGCTTCGGCCTGCCCGATGAAAAGCTGCATGTGATCCACAACGGCGTCGACCTCGACGCCTTCCATCCCGGCCTGCGCGACGCGCACCGGCGGCGCGTGCGCGCTGACCTCGGCATCCCGCCGGATGCGCCGGTGATCCTGTTCGTCGGATCCGGCTTTGAGCGCAAGGGCGTATCCACGCTGCTGCGCGCGCTGGTCGGAGCGCCCGCGGCCCATTTGGTCGTCGTCGGCAAGGATCGCCACCTGAACGTCGCGGAAAAGCTCGCCCAGACGCTGGGCGTCGACGACCGGGCGCGCTTTCTTGGCGGCCGGGAGGACGTGCGCCCGTATTACGGCGCCGCCGACTTCTTCTGTCTGCCGAGCCTCTACGATCCGATGCCGAACGCCGCCCTGGAAGCCATGGCCTGTGGCCTGCCGGTGATCGCCTCCTCCACCTGCGGCGCGGCGGAGCTGATCGAGGAAGGGAGAAACGGCTTCGTCTGCGACGCGCTCGACGTCGCGACGCTGGCCCGCCGGATGGATGCCCTGTGCGACCGCAAGGTCGCGATGGACATGGGGCTTGTCGCCCGGCACGCCGTCGGGCGTCTAGACTTCGCAACGATGTCGCAGGCCATGACCGACCTCTACCGGAAGCTCCTGAATCCGTGA
- a CDS encoding alpha-ribazole phosphatase family protein — translation MELWLIRHPEPEVPPGVCYGQSDLAVREGALESALRGLSLPAFDRLRTSPARRCRELARRLHDASFEDARLSERHFGAWEGRNWDEIGRCDRALLDAWATDPWGFAPPGGESARMLVERVDAALREEAASGGVAVWVTHQGVVRAAAGLLLGLPDEEWMTLRVGFGEALRIVAGKKETAADGRLSHLPPAGIEEEGEHPAAASC, via the coding sequence ATGGAACTCTGGCTGATCCGCCATCCGGAACCGGAGGTGCCGCCCGGTGTCTGCTATGGGCAAAGCGACCTCGCCGTGCGCGAAGGCGCGCTGGAATCGGCCTTGCGCGGACTCTCGCTGCCGGCCTTCGATCGCCTGCGCACCAGCCCCGCCCGCCGGTGCCGCGAACTCGCGCGCCGGCTGCATGACGCCTCCTTCGAGGATGCGCGGCTCTCTGAGCGGCATTTCGGCGCATGGGAAGGGCGGAACTGGGACGAGATTGGACGGTGCGACCGTGCGCTGCTCGACGCCTGGGCGACCGATCCGTGGGGCTTTGCGCCGCCGGGCGGCGAGTCGGCGCGGATGCTGGTCGAGCGTGTGGATGCGGCGCTGCGCGAGGAGGCCGCGAGCGGCGGCGTCGCCGTCTGGGTCACCCACCAGGGCGTCGTCCGCGCGGCCGCCGGCCTGCTGCTCGGCCTGCCGGACGAGGAATGGATGACGCTGCGAGTGGGGTTCGGTGAAGCCTTGCGGATTGTTGCAGGAAAAAAAGAAACCGCCGCCGATGGCCGGTTGAGCCATCTGCCGCCCGCGGGAATAGAGGAGGAAGGGGAACATCCCGCGGCAGCATCCTGTTGA
- a CDS encoding sigma-54-dependent Fis family transcriptional regulator yields the protein MADIIDAPPEGLAELAAYLDGLPEPRIIIDGDFRILAANQAYARDFGGDAGVAGVVGHRCYEISHRIGVPCDQAGESCPLTLSARSGRPQRMLHLHHTPRGEEHVDVEITPLPRRDGGPRLYVEAMHMVRQASSRPATQGLVGRSPAFLRMLEHIMRAAPSEATVLLLGETGTGKELAARALHEASRRANGPFVVVDCSGLTETLFESELFGYEKGAFTGATHRKTGLVEAARGGTLFLDEIGELPPYLQVKLLRLLETGTYRRVGGVEALSADFRLVSATHRDLAAMVRSGDFRRDLYYRVNTFPIHTPSLAERGDDIPLLAQSLLERVAGHHHGGRRLTRAALTALGNRGFEGNIRELKNLIERASLLADGEEIRPEHLVGDAPPASVLPAAGGGFLLQAPVSLLELEARYVAWALDAAGGDRKLMASTLGVSERTLYRLLRRASP from the coding sequence ATGGCAGACATAATTGACGCCCCTCCAGAGGGGTTGGCCGAACTGGCCGCCTACCTCGACGGCCTCCCGGAGCCGCGCATCATCATCGACGGCGACTTTCGCATCCTCGCCGCCAACCAGGCCTATGCGCGGGATTTTGGCGGCGACGCGGGCGTGGCGGGCGTGGTGGGCCACCGTTGCTACGAGATTTCCCATCGCATCGGCGTTCCTTGCGACCAGGCTGGGGAATCCTGCCCCCTGACGCTTTCCGCCCGGTCGGGCCGTCCCCAGCGCATGCTGCACCTGCATCACACGCCGCGCGGCGAGGAGCATGTGGATGTCGAGATCACGCCCCTACCGCGGCGCGACGGCGGGCCCCGGCTGTACGTCGAGGCCATGCACATGGTCCGCCAGGCCAGCAGCCGGCCGGCGACCCAGGGTCTGGTCGGCCGCTCGCCGGCCTTCCTGCGCATGCTCGAGCACATCATGCGCGCGGCGCCTTCCGAGGCGACGGTGCTGCTGCTGGGCGAAACCGGCACCGGCAAGGAACTGGCCGCGCGCGCGCTGCATGAGGCCAGTCGTCGCGCCAACGGGCCGTTCGTGGTAGTCGACTGCTCCGGCCTGACCGAGACGCTTTTCGAGAGCGAGCTCTTCGGCTACGAGAAGGGCGCGTTCACGGGGGCTACCCATCGCAAGACCGGGCTCGTGGAGGCGGCACGCGGCGGCACGCTGTTCCTCGACGAAATCGGCGAGTTGCCGCCCTACCTCCAGGTTAAGCTGTTGCGCCTGCTGGAAACCGGCACCTACCGGCGCGTCGGCGGCGTCGAGGCGCTGTCGGCGGACTTCCGGCTCGTCTCGGCGACCCACCGCGACCTCGCGGCGATGGTGAGGAGCGGCGACTTCCGGCGCGACCTCTACTATCGCGTCAATACATTCCCCATCCACACCCCTTCGCTCGCCGAGCGCGGCGACGACATTCCCCTGCTCGCCCAATCGCTGCTGGAGCGGGTGGCCGGCCACCATCATGGGGGGCGTCGCCTGACGCGGGCCGCCCTGACGGCGCTCGGAAACCGCGGTTTCGAGGGCAACATCCGCGAGCTGAAGAACCTGATCGAGCGGGCCAGCCTGCTCGCCGACGGCGAGGAGATCCGTCCGGAACACCTGGTCGGCGATGCCCCGCCGGCCAGCGTCCTTCCGGCGGCCGGGGGCGGATTTCTTCTTCAGGCGCCGGTTTCCCTGTTGGAACTGGAGGCCCGCTATGTGGCCTGGGCGCTCGACGCCGCCGGCGGGGATCGCAAACTTATGGCGTCGACCCTGGGCGTTTCCGAACGCACCCTTTATCGCCTGCTGCGGCGCGCCTCGCCGTAA
- the msbA gene encoding lipid A export permease/ATP-binding protein MsbA encodes MTPPTPRGLYLRLLGYVRPYWRTFALAVMGLALMAATEPLFPALLKPLLDKGFAGKPREDLYLVPLAIVAIFLVRGIFGYVATYCMSWVSNRVIADLRDALFARIVRLPTAYLEVHPSSRLMTRVIYDVAGVAGATTTALTTLIKDSLTVVGLLSWLLWLNWRLTLVMAVVGPLAALVVRAFSSRLRASNRAGQRGMAVMTQALQETIDGHKLVKVYGGEAQEIARFGRVNNDLRRQAMRQTIAAAATVPIIQLLAAIALAVVVYIALLQSSAAQTSVGGFVSFITAMLMLLSPMKRLADVNNPLQQGLISAESVFAFLDEPGEEDHGTAALGRATGRIEFRQVSFRYASAARDALSRINLVVEPGQTVALVGASGGGKTTLANLLPRFHRPTEGGILIDGTDIGTATLASLRANIALVSQDVVLFDDTVAANIAYGQTGNVSRAAVEAAARAAHAHDFIAALPQGYDTLIGENGTRLSGGQRQRLAIARALLKNAPILILDEATSALDTESERHVQAALEALMQGRTTLVIAHRLSTIEHADRIVVLDRGRIVESGRHAELLAKNGAYAHLYRLQFAEST; translated from the coding sequence GTGACGCCGCCGACCCCCCGCGGACTTTACCTGCGCCTGCTCGGCTACGTGCGGCCCTACTGGCGCACGTTCGCCCTGGCCGTGATGGGCCTGGCGCTGATGGCCGCCACCGAGCCGCTGTTCCCGGCCCTGCTCAAGCCGCTCCTCGACAAGGGCTTCGCCGGCAAGCCGCGCGAAGACCTTTATCTCGTGCCGCTCGCCATCGTCGCCATCTTCCTGGTGCGGGGCATCTTCGGCTATGTCGCCACCTATTGCATGTCCTGGGTGTCGAACCGCGTCATCGCCGACCTGCGCGACGCGCTGTTCGCGCGCATCGTCCGCCTGCCGACCGCTTATCTCGAAGTCCATCCGTCCAGCCGGCTGATGACGCGCGTCATCTACGATGTCGCCGGCGTCGCCGGCGCCACGACGACGGCTCTGACGACGCTCATCAAGGATTCCCTGACGGTGGTCGGCCTCCTGTCCTGGCTGCTCTGGCTTAACTGGCGGCTGACCCTGGTCATGGCGGTCGTCGGGCCGCTGGCGGCCCTGGTGGTGCGCGCCTTCTCGTCGCGGCTGCGCGCGTCGAACCGGGCGGGCCAGCGGGGCATGGCGGTCATGACCCAGGCGCTCCAGGAGACCATCGACGGTCACAAGCTGGTCAAGGTGTATGGCGGCGAGGCCCAGGAAATCGCCCGCTTCGGCCGCGTGAACAACGACCTGCGCCGCCAGGCCATGCGCCAGACCATCGCCGCCGCCGCCACCGTGCCCATCATCCAGCTGCTCGCCGCCATCGCCCTGGCGGTGGTCGTCTATATCGCGCTGCTGCAATCCTCGGCCGCGCAGACGTCGGTGGGCGGGTTCGTCTCCTTCATCACGGCGATGCTGATGCTGCTCTCGCCGATGAAGCGCCTTGCCGACGTCAACAACCCACTGCAGCAGGGGCTGATTTCCGCCGAAAGCGTCTTCGCCTTCCTCGACGAACCCGGCGAGGAAGACCACGGCACGGCGGCCCTCGGCCGCGCCACCGGCAGGATCGAATTCCGCCAGGTCTCGTTCCGCTACGCCTCCGCCGCCCGCGACGCGCTCTCCCGGATCAACCTCGTCGTCGAGCCCGGACAGACCGTCGCCCTCGTCGGCGCCTCCGGCGGCGGCAAGACGACGCTGGCCAACCTGCTGCCGCGCTTCCACCGGCCCACGGAAGGCGGCATCCTGATCGACGGCACGGACATCGGGACGGCGACGCTCGCCTCGCTGCGCGCCAACATCGCGCTGGTCAGCCAGGACGTCGTGCTGTTCGACGACACCGTGGCCGCCAACATCGCCTACGGGCAGACGGGCAATGTTTCGCGCGCCGCGGTCGAAGCCGCCGCGCGGGCCGCCCACGCCCACGACTTCATCGCCGCCCTGCCGCAGGGCTACGACACCCTGATCGGCGAGAACGGAACGCGGCTCTCCGGCGGCCAGCGCCAGCGCCTGGCCATCGCCCGCGCCCTCCTGAAGAATGCTCCGATCCTGATCCTCGACGAAGCCACCTCGGCGCTCGACACCGAATCCGAGCGCCACGTGCAGGCGGCGCTCGAAGCCCTCATGCAGGGGCGCACCACGCTCGTCATCGCCCACCGCCTCTCCACCATCGAGCACGCCGACCGCATCGTCGTCCTGGATCGGGGACGCATCGTGGAGTCCGGCCGCCACGCCGAACTGCTCGCGAAGAACGGCGCCTATGCGCATCTGTATCGCTTGCAGTTCGCGGAGAGCACGTGA